One Acaryochloris thomasi RCC1774 DNA window includes the following coding sequences:
- a CDS encoding sodium-dependent bicarbonate transport family permease — MDVSLIISNILNPPVLFFFLGMTAVLVKSDLEIPAPIPKLFSLYLLLAIGFKGGVELTKSGINQEVVLTLLAAMIMASLVPVYTYFILKIKLGVYDAAAIAATYGSISAVTFITASAFLTELGIDFDGFMVAALALMESPAIIVGLILVNLFAIADDRDFAWSEVLREAFLNSSVFLLVGSLIIGALTGEHGEEVLAPFTQGLFYGVLTFFLLDMGLVAAKRIKDLQKTGTFLISFAILIPIVNAAIGILIARLINMPQGDALLFSVLCASASYIAVPAAMRMTVPEANPSLYVSTALAVTFPFNIIVGIPLYLYGIELLWR; from the coding sequence ATGGATGTGAGTTTAATTATCTCCAACATTCTTAATCCCCCGGTTTTATTCTTTTTCCTAGGAATGACGGCGGTTTTAGTCAAGTCAGACCTTGAAATTCCGGCCCCTATTCCTAAACTATTTTCTCTCTACCTTTTACTGGCAATTGGCTTCAAAGGGGGCGTCGAACTCACTAAAAGCGGCATCAATCAAGAGGTGGTCTTAACGCTACTGGCGGCCATGATTATGGCGAGTTTGGTGCCCGTTTATACCTACTTCATTCTCAAAATTAAGCTGGGTGTCTACGACGCGGCAGCGATCGCAGCTACCTACGGCTCCATTAGTGCCGTCACCTTTATTACCGCCAGCGCCTTTTTGACCGAACTGGGCATCGACTTTGACGGGTTCATGGTCGCCGCCCTCGCACTTATGGAATCACCAGCCATCATTGTGGGCTTAATTCTGGTGAATCTCTTTGCCATCGCCGACGACCGTGATTTTGCTTGGTCTGAAGTTTTGCGAGAAGCCTTTCTCAACAGTTCGGTCTTTTTGCTCGTGGGCAGCCTGATTATTGGTGCCTTAACGGGTGAGCATGGTGAAGAGGTGTTAGCCCCCTTTACCCAAGGGCTATTCTATGGCGTGCTCACCTTCTTTCTGCTGGATATGGGCCTCGTCGCGGCCAAGCGGATTAAGGACTTGCAGAAAACGGGTACATTTCTGATTTCCTTTGCCATTTTGATCCCCATTGTTAATGCTGCCATTGGCATCCTGATTGCCCGTCTAATTAACATGCCCCAGGGGGATGCGCTGCTGTTTTCAGTACTGTGCGCTAGCGCCTCCTATATTGCCGTGCCCGCCGCGATGCGGATGACGGTACCGGAAGCAAACCCAAGCCTGTATGTGTCCACAGCGCTGGCGGTGACGTTCCCCTTCAATATTATTGTGGGGATTCCGCTGTATCTGTACGGCATTGAGCTGTTATGGAGATAA
- a CDS encoding P-II family nitrogen regulator: MHLAKKVEIVANSFELAKILEKLDQSGVHGYTVMRNVAGKGLFSGPQDLDFTMLDGIYIMAFCLPDQVQDVVGNVRPLLNKFGGACYISDVMEVRSTKCVASL, from the coding sequence ATGCATTTAGCCAAAAAAGTTGAGATCGTTGCTAATTCCTTTGAACTTGCCAAAATTTTAGAAAAACTAGATCAATCCGGTGTTCACGGCTATACGGTGATGCGCAATGTGGCTGGGAAGGGTTTGTTCAGCGGCCCTCAAGATTTAGATTTCACGATGCTGGATGGGATTTACATCATGGCGTTTTGTCTGCCGGATCAGGTTCAAGATGTGGTCGGTAACGTCCGCCCCCTGCTCAATAAGTTTGGTGGTGCCTGCTACATCTCTGATGTGATGGAGGTTCGCTCTACTAAGTGTGTCGCCTCTCTGTAA
- a CDS encoding carbonic anhydrase yields the protein MNQNSSAIGRRDLIKLVSVGALGLASRPLWKAQPAQAVMLPSPNAALKQLMAGNQRFAQHKPTYPDQTVERLQEVAQSQSPFATVLTCADSRVPVEILFDQGIGDIFDVRVAGNIATPEVIGSIEYAVELLGTPLLMVLGHERCGAVTAAVKYEPLPGDIGTFVDAILPAVERVKDQPGDTVDKAVAANVVYQIEKLQRSPLIKMRSQAGKLKIVGGRYDLDSGQVKLIA from the coding sequence ATGAATCAAAACTCTAGCGCTATCGGTCGTCGAGACTTGATTAAGCTTGTCTCTGTAGGGGCTTTGGGGTTAGCCAGTCGTCCCTTATGGAAAGCTCAGCCCGCTCAAGCGGTGATGCTCCCCAGCCCCAATGCTGCCCTTAAGCAGCTCATGGCAGGTAATCAACGCTTTGCTCAGCACAAGCCGACCTATCCTGACCAGACGGTAGAACGATTGCAGGAGGTGGCCCAGTCCCAGTCTCCCTTTGCGACCGTTCTAACCTGTGCCGACTCCCGCGTACCTGTCGAAATTCTCTTTGATCAGGGGATTGGCGATATTTTTGATGTGCGTGTCGCAGGCAACATTGCGACCCCGGAGGTCATCGGTAGTATTGAATACGCTGTTGAGCTACTGGGCACCCCACTATTAATGGTGCTAGGTCATGAGCGCTGCGGTGCGGTCACTGCTGCTGTGAAATATGAGCCGCTGCCCGGTGATATCGGGACTTTTGTCGATGCGATTCTGCCTGCAGTGGAACGAGTGAAGGATCAACCGGGTGATACCGTAGACAAGGCTGTCGCGGCCAATGTGGTTTACCAAATTGAGAAGCTGCAGCGATCGCCTTTGATTAAGATGCGATCGCAAGCTGGCAAACTCAAGATCGTGGGCGGCCGTTACGACCTAGACTCCGGGCAGGTAAAGTTGATCGCTTAG
- a CDS encoding SulP family inorganic anion transporter has product MPPSRLKLVNGLHFKNLRGDFFGGITAAIVALPLALAFGVSSGAGAIHGLYGAIFVGFFAALFGGTPSQISGPTGPMTVVMATIVTTLTAKYGVDVGLGMAFTVVMLGGIFQILFGVFQLGKFITLMPYTVISGFMSGIGVIIILLQIGPLLGQAASGNVVTSVVEIPAVLANIEPTSAGLGLLTLAIVFLWPPKLTRVVPAPLLALVICTLLSVFVLPDNPDVRLIGEIPAGLPSFQPPTFNVAVLKEMLGYGIMLATLGAIDSLLTSLVADNVTQTQHNSDRELIGQGIGNFLGGLFGGLPGAGATMRTVINVQAGGRTPLSGMVHALVLLIIVLQASSLTEPIPHSVLAGILIKVGIDIIDWAFLKRAHKLSLKGAGLMYLVLFLTVFVDLITAVAVGAFIANLLTVKSLTDLQVKDMKTIADPTDDGSLTEAEQDLLTQMKGQVLLFSLGGPMSFGAAKAISQRMKIVEKYEVIILDLSEVPRVGVTASLAIENMLKDATRKGHAAFLVGANGQVKSRLKHLDILHDLPEHHWSNNRLEALQQSFKLVQNNLGGMTAMTDSPGG; this is encoded by the coding sequence ATGCCCCCCTCACGGTTAAAACTAGTCAATGGACTGCATTTCAAGAACCTCCGAGGGGACTTTTTTGGTGGCATAACGGCAGCAATTGTCGCGCTCCCTTTAGCGCTGGCTTTCGGCGTTTCTTCAGGGGCGGGCGCAATTCACGGTCTCTACGGCGCTATCTTTGTTGGCTTCTTTGCAGCCCTATTCGGGGGTACGCCTTCTCAAATTTCAGGTCCGACCGGGCCAATGACGGTGGTGATGGCGACGATTGTGACCACGCTGACGGCTAAGTACGGCGTTGATGTGGGCTTGGGGATGGCCTTTACCGTCGTCATGCTGGGCGGCATCTTTCAAATTTTGTTTGGGGTCTTCCAGCTCGGTAAGTTTATTACCCTGATGCCCTACACCGTGATCTCTGGCTTTATGTCAGGGATTGGCGTCATTATCATTCTGCTGCAAATTGGTCCCCTGCTGGGGCAAGCCGCTTCAGGCAATGTGGTGACATCCGTGGTCGAGATTCCTGCCGTACTTGCCAATATTGAACCGACTTCAGCGGGGTTGGGGCTGCTAACGCTAGCCATTGTATTTTTGTGGCCGCCTAAGTTAACGCGGGTTGTTCCGGCCCCTTTGCTGGCCCTGGTGATCTGTACGCTGCTGTCAGTGTTTGTGCTGCCGGATAATCCTGACGTGCGGCTGATCGGTGAGATTCCTGCGGGGCTGCCTAGCTTTCAACCTCCAACCTTCAACGTTGCCGTTCTCAAAGAGATGTTGGGCTACGGTATTATGCTAGCGACCTTGGGAGCCATCGATTCGCTGCTGACTTCGCTAGTGGCCGACAACGTCACCCAGACCCAACACAATTCAGACCGTGAACTAATCGGACAAGGAATCGGTAATTTTTTGGGGGGCCTCTTTGGCGGCTTGCCGGGAGCCGGGGCCACGATGCGAACAGTGATCAACGTCCAGGCCGGTGGGAGAACGCCGCTCTCGGGGATGGTTCACGCGCTGGTGTTGTTGATTATTGTGCTGCAGGCTAGTAGCCTGACTGAGCCGATTCCGCACTCCGTTTTGGCCGGCATCTTGATCAAGGTCGGCATTGATATTATCGATTGGGCTTTCTTAAAGCGAGCCCATAAGCTTTCGCTCAAAGGGGCAGGGCTGATGTATCTGGTTCTGTTCCTGACGGTTTTCGTGGACCTGATCACGGCGGTGGCTGTGGGAGCCTTTATCGCTAATTTGCTGACGGTGAAGTCGTTGACCGATCTGCAGGTGAAGGACATGAAGACGATCGCAGACCCCACCGATGACGGATCGTTAACCGAAGCAGAACAGGATCTGCTGACCCAGATGAAGGGGCAAGTCTTGTTGTTCTCGCTGGGGGGGCCGATGAGCTTTGGGGCGGCGAAGGCGATCTCTCAGCGCATGAAAATCGTAGAGAAATATGAGGTGATTATTCTCGATCTGAGTGAGGTGCCAAGGGTGGGGGTCACGGCCTCACTAGCTATTGAGAATATGCTCAAGGATGCCACTCGAAAGGGACATGCTGCTTTTCTGGTGGGTGCGAATGGTCAGGTGAAATCGCGCTTGAAGCACCTGGATATTCTCCATGACCTACCCGAGCATCACTGGTCAAATAATCGTCTTGAAGCGCTGCAACAGTCTTTTAAGTTGGTTCAAAACAACTTAGGGGGAATGACTGCGATGACAGATTCTCCCGGTGGATAA
- a CDS encoding type II toxin-antitoxin system VapC family toxin translates to MTAAVFLLDTNIFSEATKLQPNPQVLEKLKQNRSEIATASVVLHELLFGCYRLPRSKRRQKLEDYAMTSVSRTLQIFSYDDSAAKCHAAERSRLATIGRTPPYIDGQIAAIAIINNLTLVTRNESDYQDFQRLKIENWFR, encoded by the coding sequence GTGACCGCTGCCGTCTTTCTGCTGGATACCAACATTTTCTCCGAAGCGACAAAACTACAGCCCAATCCTCAAGTCTTAGAAAAACTCAAGCAAAATCGCTCAGAAATTGCGACAGCATCGGTTGTTTTGCATGAACTTCTATTTGGCTGCTATCGTTTACCCCGCTCCAAACGTCGTCAAAAACTTGAAGACTACGCCATGACCTCTGTATCACGGACATTACAAATTTTCTCCTACGATGATTCAGCCGCCAAATGTCATGCCGCAGAGCGCTCACGTTTAGCAACAATAGGCCGCACTCCACCCTACATAGATGGGCAAATAGCTGCGATCGCAATCATCAACAACTTAACGCTAGTGACGCGCAATGAATCGGACTACCAAGACTTTCAGCGGTTAAAGATTGAGAACTGGTTCCGTTAA
- a CDS encoding type II toxin-antitoxin system Phd/YefM family antitoxin, with translation MNQYSIAQARDQLAKIIHDAEDGTPIEITRRGKRVAMLLSADQYDRISTGQSNFWDSLVEFREELEREQLDLDPDEVFKDIRDQSPGREVEL, from the coding sequence ATGAATCAGTACTCCATTGCTCAAGCTCGTGATCAGCTTGCCAAGATTATCCATGATGCCGAAGACGGCACACCCATAGAGATTACTCGGCGTGGTAAGCGGGTTGCCATGCTGCTCTCTGCTGACCAATACGATCGCATCTCTACAGGACAGTCCAACTTCTGGGATTCTCTAGTCGAATTCCGCGAGGAACTTGAACGAGAGCAGCTCGATCTAGATCCTGATGAAGTCTTTAAAGATATTCGGGATCAATCTCCGGGGCGTGAGGTCGAGCTGTGA
- a CDS encoding GIY-YIG nuclease family protein — MNPTEYIDVSKLPSMSLSAKKDFPEIACVYLIIDACHHIHYVGGTANLRKRWMSHHKYSPASLLDQPRLAYLEISPHLVWETEAFLIRTLQPQLNLKTPSESDLVNAALL; from the coding sequence GTGAACCCGACTGAGTATATCGATGTTAGTAAGCTCCCTTCGATGTCCCTCTCAGCAAAGAAGGACTTTCCTGAAATAGCCTGCGTCTATCTGATCATTGACGCCTGTCACCATATTCATTACGTAGGCGGCACCGCCAATTTACGAAAAAGATGGATGAGCCATCACAAATATTCCCCTGCCAGCCTTTTAGACCAGCCTAGATTAGCCTATCTAGAGATCTCCCCCCACCTCGTTTGGGAAACCGAAGCATTTTTGATTCGCACGCTTCAGCCTCAATTGAACCTCAAAACACCCTCTGAGTCAGACTTAGTAAATGCAGCACTGCTTTAG
- a CDS encoding DUF29 domain-containing protein, which translates to MPEEQANPPYKTIPHLHDAAGKVLPDSRHRSANGADSDSSTTLYEQDFVTWAETTAQLLQQRKFSNIELESLIEEIQDLARRDRRQLQSRLSELLLHLLKWQYQPEFRSYPQTENSWNENSWARSIDKQRDGIRDLLKDSPSLKALISESLDECYTRARKGAARETRKSIEVFPTLCPYQESQILDDNFWPN; encoded by the coding sequence ATGCCTGAAGAGCAAGCCAATCCACCTTATAAAACGATTCCGCACCTGCATGATGCAGCAGGAAAGGTGCTGCCAGACTCTAGACATCGTTCAGCCAATGGTGCTGATTCTGATTCTTCCACGACTCTGTATGAGCAGGACTTTGTGACTTGGGCTGAGACAACGGCTCAGTTATTGCAGCAGCGAAAATTCAGCAACATCGAGTTAGAGAGTCTGATTGAAGAGATACAGGACTTGGCTAGAAGGGATAGACGCCAGCTTCAAAGCCGGTTGTCTGAGTTACTGCTTCACTTGCTTAAGTGGCAATATCAGCCTGAGTTTAGGTCTTACCCGCAAACTGAAAATTCATGGAACGAGAATAGTTGGGCTAGATCCATTGATAAACAAAGAGACGGGATCAGAGATTTACTCAAAGACAGTCCTAGTCTTAAGGCCCTCATATCTGAGTCTTTAGACGAATGCTATACGAGGGCAAGAAAGGGCGCAGCAAGAGAGACTCGAAAATCGATTGAAGTGTTTCCGACATTGTGTCCCTACCAAGAATCTCAAATACTGGATGATAATTTTTGGCCTAACTAG
- a CDS encoding DMT family transporter produces MSIKQMSGGAGPFIALLCGAVGIGFAPILVRLSEVGPSATACYRLLLALPFFWVWMQTESSENVKRPTGLALVISGAFFAADLAVWHWSIQLTSVANATLLANFAPIFVVLGSWLIWGQRCSRSFFGAVILVLLGACLLVSASLKLDAQYLWGDALGLLTAVFYAGYMLSVARLRVQFSTVVVSLWTSLVGGGLLLLIALMTGDQIFPTTLQGWLVLVALAVISQVLGQSLIIYALAHLPTAFSSLSLLLQPVVAALLAWALFKEALGLWQGVGGMIVLLGIVLARRTESPA; encoded by the coding sequence ATGTCGATCAAACAAATGTCAGGAGGAGCAGGGCCATTCATTGCTCTGTTGTGTGGAGCGGTAGGGATTGGCTTTGCTCCGATTTTAGTTCGCTTGAGTGAGGTGGGGCCTTCTGCCACGGCCTGCTATCGCTTGCTGCTTGCTCTCCCGTTTTTCTGGGTGTGGATGCAAACCGAGTCATCGGAGAATGTAAAGCGACCCACGGGCCTAGCCTTAGTTATTTCAGGAGCCTTTTTCGCTGCTGATCTGGCCGTGTGGCACTGGTCGATTCAGCTCACGTCAGTGGCAAATGCGACGCTATTGGCAAACTTTGCCCCCATCTTTGTCGTGCTAGGAAGCTGGCTGATCTGGGGTCAGCGTTGCTCTCGTTCATTCTTTGGGGCGGTGATCCTGGTTCTGCTGGGGGCCTGTTTGCTGGTCAGCGCAAGCTTGAAGCTGGATGCTCAATATTTGTGGGGAGACGCCCTTGGTCTGCTGACGGCGGTTTTTTATGCTGGCTATATGTTGTCCGTCGCTCGCTTGAGGGTGCAGTTTTCAACGGTGGTGGTCTCGCTGTGGACAAGCCTAGTCGGGGGAGGATTGCTATTGCTCATTGCGCTCATGACTGGAGATCAGATTTTCCCAACTACGCTACAGGGATGGCTGGTGCTCGTTGCTTTAGCAGTGATTTCTCAAGTGCTGGGCCAGAGCTTAATCATCTATGCCTTGGCTCACTTGCCGACTGCTTTTTCGTCTTTAAGTTTGCTGCTGCAGCCGGTGGTGGCGGCGCTGTTGGCCTGGGCTTTATTCAAGGAAGCGCTCGGACTGTGGCAGGGGGTGGGTGGCATGATTGTATTGCTGGGTATTGTATTAGCGCGCCGCACCGAGAGTCCGGCTTAG
- the mnmH gene encoding tRNA 2-selenouridine(34) synthase MnmH, which translates to MTPTPQFTDQPWNEIYSDIIDVRSQAEFAQDHIPGAINLPVLNDDQRAQVGTVYKQESPFKARKLGAALVSENIAIHLQQYFADKPKDYQPLIYCWRGGQRSGSMALVLTQIGWRVTLLKGGYKTYRAWVRSQLETLPEQFEYRILAGLTGSAKTLILQNLSAQALDLEGLANHRGSLLGVLFDSPQPTQKGFESRLLAALQKLDPSQPVWLEAESNKIGQVYLPQALWKKMQVSTGVELKVGTCDRVNHLLAEYPQWIENPEQLKQKLDRLISRHGKAQVQHWATLINTQQWSAFVQSMLEDHYDPAYSRSFQQQYPQVNQTYELSDLSSVSLEKLQAHLSGEKLSIQTNSPD; encoded by the coding sequence ATGACGCCAACGCCTCAATTCACAGATCAGCCCTGGAATGAAATCTACAGCGACATTATTGATGTGCGATCGCAAGCAGAATTTGCCCAAGACCACATCCCTGGAGCCATCAACCTCCCGGTTCTCAACGACGACCAGCGGGCGCAGGTGGGAACGGTGTATAAACAAGAGTCGCCTTTTAAGGCCCGAAAGTTGGGAGCCGCTCTCGTCTCTGAAAATATAGCGATCCATCTACAGCAGTACTTCGCTGACAAGCCCAAGGATTATCAGCCGCTGATCTATTGCTGGCGAGGTGGACAGCGCTCGGGCAGCATGGCGCTGGTGTTAACCCAGATTGGCTGGCGAGTGACGCTACTCAAAGGTGGATATAAGACGTATAGAGCCTGGGTGAGATCGCAACTCGAAACCCTCCCCGAGCAGTTTGAATACCGGATCTTGGCAGGATTGACGGGATCGGCTAAAACGCTCATTCTGCAAAATCTATCAGCCCAAGCCCTCGATCTGGAAGGACTTGCCAACCATCGTGGCTCACTGCTCGGTGTGCTATTCGATTCACCCCAGCCCACACAGAAAGGGTTTGAATCTCGATTGTTAGCGGCTCTCCAGAAGTTAGATCCCAGTCAACCTGTATGGCTAGAGGCTGAAAGCAACAAGATTGGTCAGGTGTATCTACCTCAAGCGCTGTGGAAGAAGATGCAGGTCTCGACGGGGGTGGAGTTGAAAGTGGGGACTTGCGATCGCGTGAATCATTTACTAGCTGAATATCCGCAATGGATTGAGAACCCCGAGCAACTAAAGCAAAAATTGGATCGCTTGATCTCTCGTCACGGCAAGGCCCAAGTTCAGCATTGGGCGACTCTCATTAATACTCAGCAGTGGTCAGCATTTGTCCAGTCAATGTTAGAGGACCACTATGATCCGGCCTACAGTCGATCTTTCCAGCAGCAGTATCCGCAGGTGAATCAGACTTATGAACTATCGGATTTATCATCCGTAAGCTTAGAAAAACTTCAGGCTCACTTATCGGGGGAAAAACTGTCTATTCAAACTAATAGCCCCGATTAA
- a CDS encoding calcium-binding protein, whose protein sequence is MTNIAQDPEREERITMQIVVDAYDSEEQVMGWYYYLQDTMQFPFPAIRVNQKRNSTAEKHEAVEVVGMATEEECEQEMFVEIAFEGDEFAVPLIEVEAPAAEAKTQQAIEDWHYWVNRGY, encoded by the coding sequence ATGACCAATATTGCCCAAGACCCTGAGCGCGAAGAGCGCATCACAATGCAAATTGTCGTGGATGCCTATGACTCAGAAGAGCAAGTTATGGGTTGGTACTACTACTTGCAAGACACAATGCAATTCCCATTCCCAGCCATTCGCGTTAATCAAAAGCGCAATTCTACTGCAGAGAAACATGAGGCGGTGGAAGTGGTCGGCATGGCCACCGAAGAAGAGTGCGAACAGGAAATGTTTGTGGAAATTGCCTTTGAGGGGGACGAATTCGCTGTGCCCTTAATCGAGGTAGAAGCACCAGCAGCAGAAGCCAAAACGCAGCAGGCGATCGAAGACTGGCATTATTGGGTTAATCGGGGCTATTAG
- the pgsA gene encoding CDP-diacylglycerol--glycerol-3-phosphate 3-phosphatidyltransferase has protein sequence MTPATWITASRLLAVPILLYGLQTLDPMAHWICLGVFLLAALTDWLDGYVARRFDQVTELGKFLDPLVDKLLILCPLIALVDLQQIPAWTVAVLLTRELAIAGWRVQQTQISGANLWGKAKTVSQIVAVSLLIAPLPPSWELPTLLSYGLAIALTLISGLIYLWPQPSEA, from the coding sequence ATGACTCCAGCAACGTGGATTACGGCTTCTCGGCTGCTGGCCGTCCCCATTCTGCTCTATGGCCTCCAAACACTCGATCCAATGGCGCACTGGATCTGTCTGGGGGTCTTTTTGCTCGCTGCGCTAACCGATTGGCTGGATGGCTATGTTGCCCGTCGCTTTGACCAGGTAACTGAACTAGGTAAGTTCCTTGATCCCCTCGTCGATAAGCTGTTGATTCTCTGTCCGCTAATTGCCTTGGTGGACCTTCAGCAAATTCCGGCCTGGACTGTGGCGGTGCTGCTGACGCGTGAACTTGCGATCGCAGGTTGGCGAGTGCAGCAAACCCAAATCTCGGGCGCGAATCTATGGGGCAAAGCCAAAACCGTCAGCCAAATTGTGGCCGTTTCTCTGCTGATTGCACCCCTGCCCCCAAGCTGGGAATTACCGACGCTGCTGAGCTACGGACTTGCGATCGCATTAACGCTGATTTCAGGTCTCATTTATCTATGGCCACAGCCCTCTGAAGCTTAG